In Equus caballus isolate H_3958 breed thoroughbred chromosome 7, TB-T2T, whole genome shotgun sequence, one DNA window encodes the following:
- the OR8C1C gene encoding LOW QUALITY PROTEIN: olfactory receptor 8C8 (The sequence of the model RefSeq protein was modified relative to this genomic sequence to represent the inferred CDS: inserted 3 bases in 2 codons), with the protein MAVENESSVTEFILVGLTDQLELQLLLFFVFLVNYVVTVVGNLSLINEICLNLHLHXPVYFSLFNLSFXLCFSFVFPPKMQMSFISGKNIISSVGRMTHLFFFCFFVNSECYVLTAMAYDCYVAIYKPLLYTVNMSPQICSLLMSVSYVIVFTGAVVYTWCMIRLIICDSNIINNYMCGVVPVLQLSFSSTYANELVISVTVGTIVIVSDIIFAISCALILFGILHISSGKGLSKAFSSCGSHIIMFGLFYGFGLLTDVKPSFAGSVGQRKFFSLFYTSVVPMPNPQKQGCQTLALKKTLKRFTN; encoded by the exons ATGGCTGTGGAAAATGAATCTTCTGTGACTGAGTTTATACTTGTGGGATTAACAGACCAACTTGAACTCCAACTGCtcctgttttttgtgtttttggtgaACTATGTGGTCACTGTGGTGGGCAATTTGAGCTTAATTAATGAAATATGTCTGAATTTGCACCTTC ACCCAGTGTACTTTTCCCTCTTCAATCTGTCCTT actctgtttttcatttgtctttcccCCCAAAATGCAAATGAGTTTTATTTCAGGGAAGAACATCATCTCCTCTGTAGGACGCATGACTCacctatttttcttctgcttctttgtgAACTCTGAGTGCTATGTATTGACAGCCATGGCCTATGATTGCTATGTGGCCATCTATAAACCCCTGCTGTACACAGTCAACATGTCCCCTCAGATCTGTTCTTTGCTGATGTCTGTTTCATATGTGATTGTGTTTACTGGTGCCGTTGTCTACACCTGGTGTATGATCAGGCTGATCATATGTGATTCCAACATCATCAACAATTACATGTGTGGCGTTGTCCCCGTCCTCCAGCTTTCCTTCAGCAGCACCTATGCCAATGAGCTTGTGATTTCTGTTACTGTGGGCACAATTGTCATAGTATCTGACATCATTTTCGCTATTTCCTGTGCTTTGATTCTTTTCGGTATCCTTCACATCTCATCAGGTAAAGGTTTGTCCAAAGCCTTCAGCAGCTGTGGCTCCCATATAATAATGTTTGGTCTCTTCTATGGGTTTGGGTTGCTCACTGATGTCAAACCATCATTTGCTGGGTCTGTGGGCCAGAGAAAATTTTTCTCACTGTTTTACACTAGTGTGGTGCCCATGCCAAACCCTCAGAAACAAGGATGTCAAACGCTGGCTCtcaagaaaaccctaaagagatTTACAAACTGA
- the OR8B3 gene encoding olfactory receptor 8B3 — translation MRVIELMLARNDSLVTEFVLAGLTDCPELQKPLLFLFTVIYIVTVVGNLGLIILISLNSHLHTPMYYFLFNLSFIDLCYSSVFTPKMLVNFVSKKNIISYVGCMTQLFFFLFFVISECYMLTSMAYDRYVAICNPLLYKVTMSHQVSSVLTFAAYLMGFAGATAHTGCMLRLTFCDVNIINHYLCDILPLLQLSCTSTYVNEIVVLIVVGINITVPSFTILISYIFIITSIFHIKSTQGRSKAFSTCSSHIVALSLFFGSVAFMYLKYSSPGSMEQGKVSSVFYTNVGPMLNPLIYSLRNKDVKVALRRALIKIQRRNML, via the exons ATGAGAGTCATTGAACT AATGCTGGCTAGAAATGACTCCTTAGTGACTGAATTTGTTCTTGCTGGATTAACCGACTGTCCAGAGCTGCAGAAACCCCTCCTTTTCCTGTTTACAGTGATCTACATTGTCACCGTGGTGGGCAACCTTGGCTTGATCATTCTTATTAGTCTAAATTctcacctccacacccccatgtactatTTCCTCTTCAATCTATCTTTCATTGATCTCTGTTACTCTTCTGTTTTCACTCCCAAGATGCTGGTGAACTTTGTGTCAAAGAAGAACATAATATCCTATGTCGGGTGCATGACTCagctcttcttctttctcttttttgtcatCTCTGAATGCTATATGTTGACCTCAATGGCTtatgatcgctatgtggccatctgtaatcCATTGCTGTATAAGGTTACCATGTCCCATCAGGTCTCTTCTGTGCTAACTTTTGCTGCATATTTGATGGGATTTGCTGGAGCCACTGCCCACACAGGGTGCATGCTTAGACTAACCTTCTGCGATGTTAATATCATCAACCATTACTTGTGTGacatccttcccctcctccaactCTCTTGTACCAGTACCTATGTCAATGAGATAGTAGTTCTCATTGTTGTGGGCATTAATATCACAGTACCCAGTTTTACCATACTAATTTCTTACATCTTTATCATCACTAGCATTTTTCATATCAAATCTACTCAAGGAAGATCAAAAGCCTTCAGTACCTGTAGCTCCCACATCgttgctctttctctcttctttgggtCAGTTGCATTCATGTATCTTAAATATTCTTCTCCTGGATCTATGGAGCAGGGAAaagtttcttctgttttctataCTAATGTGGGACCCATGCTCAATCCCCTGATCTACAGTTTGAGGAACAAGGATGTCAAAGTTGCACTGAGGAGAGCACTGATTAAAATCCAGAGGAGAAACATGCTCTGA
- the OR8C7 gene encoding olfactory receptor family 8 subfamily C member 7, producing the protein MAMENDSSVTEFILVGFTDQPQFQLPFFFLFLLNYMVTVVGNLSLINLICLNPHLHTPMYFFIFNLSFIDLFHSLVITPKMLMSFVLEKNIISFEGCMTQLFFFCFFVHSECYVLTAMAYDRFVAICKPLLYTANMCPQICSLLMFGSYVMGFAGAMLHTGDMVRLSFCGSNIINHYMCDIFPLLQLSCSSTYANELVDSIIVSTVVIISSFIIFISYALILSSILQISSAQGLSKAFSTCSSHIITIALFYGSGLFTHLKTSSSGSEDQGKFLSVFYTNVVPMLNPLIYSLRNKDVKLALEKTLKRIAN; encoded by the coding sequence ATGGCTATGGAAAATGACTCTTCAGTAACTGAGTTCATCCTGGTAGGATTTACAGATCAACCTCAATTCCAATTacccttcttctttctcttcttattaaaCTATATGGTCACTGTGGTAGGGAATTTGAGCTTAATTAATCTAATATGCCTGAATCCTCACCTTCATACTCCCATGTACTTTTTCATCTTCAACCTATCCTTCATAGATCTCTTTCACTCTCTGGTCATTACTCCTAAAATGCTGATGAGTTTTGTGTTGGAGAAGAATATCATCTCTTTTGAAGGATGTATGACTCagctgttttttttctgtttctttgtccaTTCTGAGTGCTATGTGTTGACAGCCATGGCCTATGATCGCTTTGTAGCCATCTGTAAGCCCCTGCTGTACACAGCCaacatgtgccctcagatctgttcTCTGCTGATGTTTGGTTCATATGTAATGGGGTTTGCTGGTGCCATGCTCCACACAGGGGACATGGTCAGATTGTCTTTTTGTGGTtccaacatcattaatcattacaTGTGTGACatcttccccctcctccagctctcctGCAGCAGCACCTATGCCAATGAATTGGTGGATTCCATTATTGTGAGCACAGTTGTAATAATATCCAgcttcattattttcatttcttatgctTTGATCCTTTCCAGTATCCTCCAGATCTCATCAGCTCAGGGTTTGTCCAAAGCCTTCAGCACTTGTAGCTCCCACATAATTACTATAGCCTTATTCTATGGTTCCGGCTTATTCACACATCTGAAGACATCTTCTTCTGGTTCTGAAGACCAGGGGAAGTTCCTCTCAGTATTTTATACCAATGTAGTGCCCATGTTGAACCCCCTCATCTATAGTCTAAGGAACAAGGATGTCAAACTTGCTCTGGAGAAAACCCTGAAGAGAATTGCAAACTAA